In Brassica napus cultivar Da-Ae chromosome C2, Da-Ae, whole genome shotgun sequence, the sequence atgaacacgcataagtaattttaaaaattttcaaaaacggttttaatgctttccaaaatctaaccctaagaacacatacaatactacaacatatgttgatgaaacataaactaaagaatatcatgactcactactttcactcatctatgctgaaaacaattgaaatttgttatatcttaatttatacctcctaagacatatgttaattacataattcccatttttcacttatcaaaatattttttacaaaatttttaaattatgtttaagactaactgtccagacgactttcagttaagtcgtctggacgacttattttcaagtcgtctaaacagacgacttgcgaggggtagaaacgtaaaaaaaattccgtttttttgtttggtcacaaggggatagttgtaatttcaatagccttttaggttacttttgcctttgacccaagttgaggtattgttttgggtttgactccaagttttgagtcacacttggcaattctccctaaATTTTATGTGCTTAAAGaatttgttttgctttttttttatagagatAGATGCATTTATCTaggccaaaaaaaaacaaaatatggttcttaatgtttaatttaaacTGAAAATCCTAACTCTAAACTAATCCCAAACCCCTCAGAACGCTCTCTATCTCAAACAATTCGTCTTCTCCTTTAGGACTTTTCTTATTTTCTCGTTTCACAATGGTGGATGCCGAACAAGTTCAGTTAATATTCGGAGTTATTGGTACGCACCATCTCTTTAACTGAGAATGTGTCTGTTTCACTGATTAATTGACATAACTGGtcatgtttctgtttctttGCAGGGAATATTACAAATTTTGGACTGTTAGCTTATCATATGTAAGTATATCAAACTTTTTCCCTTTTTGTGTAGTTTGAGTTTTAGTTAATGCGTTTAGTAATTTCGTAGACCTAGGTACATCAAGGTTGTGAATGACGGATCCGTGGGTAACATGCAGCCGGATTTTCCCATGGTCAATCTATTGTATTGTGCAATTTGTTTTATGTACGGCCTTCATGATGACACAATACTTCTTCGCATCGTTCATGCCCAGGGGTTTGTATTTCATGGTGTTTGCTTTCATCTACCTACTTAACTGTGAGGCCACGAAATCAAGAAAAATCTATGTAAGTTGATAAAAAATGTTgcacttttgttttttattgatgatgatgatgatgatgatgatgatgattatgatgatgCAGATAAAGGTGTGCCTATTTGCAGTTGCTGAGATAATTGCGATGTTAGCCGTTATTTTGATTACATGTATGGTATGTAACAGTCTTGATTCTAAACTCAAGTTCCTTGGTGTTACTTGTGTCATATTCAACATTATGACAgttaaatatttatcaattatgtgattttttttgtttttccttttttggttGAATTTTTTCTTTGTGCGCGAATAGGCAATAGTGGCGGAGAGCGTTAAGCTCATGCCATTTTCCTTAGTGCTCTTTGGTTTCATAAACTCTATAGTTTGGATGGCTTACTCTTTGATctacaaaatcaatatttacctctttgtaagtcttttatttttcattgaaattttgattttaaaattaaaagattgTTTTGATTGTAACTTTTtatggtttttgttttgttttcagatATGCAGTGCGATTGGCGCTTTCTTGAGTGCTTCTGAGATAGTCATTTATGCTCTGTACAGACACAAGGTTAAAACATGCAAGGTGAAGTCAGCTTGAGAGATGGAATAGAATTTACCTCAACTCTGAAGTGCGATAACAAGTCTAACATGTCTTGTTTTAAGAGAAATTGAACTTTATACACGAAACTAAACGATTTTGACAAATACATGTTCTCTATTGGCATGAACTCATATATCAGCAAATACTCTTGTTTTTCATTACACCAACCGATGAGTTGTACCAGGTTTCGATGTCTTAATTTGCTGATGATCTTTACTTCAGTCAAAAACTCTCTCTTTCCTTGCTTGGAACGACCAGATAATTTCTTCACGGCAACCAACGAATCTATTTCGTTCAAGAATCCTCTATAAACTGCTCCAAACCCTCCTTCACCCAGCTTCCTCTGAGCTGAGAATCTGTTGGTTGCTGACACAAGATCTTTATAAGCGAACCTCCGTGGTCCTGCTTCCTTATCTAGGTCTTCGTTAATAGATATCAAGTCAGTGATCTCTTTCGccttcctttttcttttctggtGCAACCAAACCAACAAAAATATGACCGAAGAGATCAGAAAAACAAACCCTGAGACCGAGATGCCAACTATCAGTCCTGTCCTGATAGAGGCTTTCTCAATACCCAAACCTGAGCTGAACTCCCATGACAAAAGTCTTTGTCCCTCCGTAACATTTCCAGTAGTGGCTGAGAATCCGATCATAACTTGTGGTGGCAGAACCtttgcaagatcaatgatgtaaGAAAGGCTGGAGTTCTCTCGAGGATCAGAGGTTAGCTTATAACTTATAAGTCCAAGACACGTTCAAGTTCTCAGTAACAGAGTCATAGGAGATCCGTGCATGACAAGTATCTTGGCTGTGTTTGCTTGCGTTCCAAGAAGTGTAGTTAGAAGACCTAAGCGAATTATTATTGATGCCCACATGGGATTTAATTTCCAGAGGATCCCATGGTACGTTGTTGTATGTGTCAAACTCGACATGGACCAGAGGAAACGAAGATGTAATATTACTAACTAGATCTCGAACagcgcggatttttgtttttatttatttttatataaatattttgttttcaattctaaat encodes:
- the LOC125582180 gene encoding bidirectional sugar transporter SWEET8-like, which gives rise to MTQYFFASFMPRGLYFMVFAFIYLLNCEATKSRKIYIKVCLFAVAEIIAMLAVILITCMAIVAESVKLMPFSLVLFGFINSIVWMAYSLIYKINIYLFICSAIGAFLSASEIVIYALYRHKVKTCKVKSA